A single Ferrovibrio sp. MS7 DNA region contains:
- a CDS encoding GTP-binding protein, translating into MGKAKFERNKPHCNIGTIGHVDHGKTSLTAAITKVLAEAG; encoded by the coding sequence ATGGGCAAGGCAAAATTTGAGCGCAACAAGCCGCATTGCAATATCGGGACGATTGGTCACGTTGACCACGGCAAGACGTCTCTGACTGCGGCGATCACGAAGGTTCTGGCGGAAGCTGG